A single genomic interval of Drosophila virilis strain 15010-1051.87 chromosome 2, Dvir_AGI_RSII-ME, whole genome shotgun sequence harbors:
- the ps gene encoding RNA-binding protein Pasilla isoform X10: MKILVPAVASGAIIGKGGETIASLQKDTGARVKMSKSHDFYPGTTERVCLITGSVEGIMTVVDFIMDKIREKPDLTTKIIDAESKQAQERDKQVKILVPNSTAGMIIGKGGAFIKQIKEESGSYVQISQKPKDVSLQERCITIIGDKENNKNACKMILSKIVEDPQSGTCLNVSYADVNGPVANFNPTGSPYATNQNAINSSTASLNSTIGTAIGGAGTATSLLVNGAGINLSLNLGSPNPAPNLAVATQLLEHIKVAMRGAGYAETATTDVCAALGVLAKYGVLGMGLGVPHANGAHPTLGNYLGVTTLDQQTAAAATAATASNVFGAVGQVNFEYAAAAAAAAAASRPTQSQLEVQFDSFRHMGSATAPAATPVSLNNNSFGLTAATGTVTSAQLGAAASIGGLSKSPTPGDLGAKDTKNVEVPEVIIGAVLGPNGRSLVEIQHVSGANVQISKKGIFAPGTRNRIVTITGQPSAIAKAQYLIEQKINEEETKRARQIPLTTVVN; the protein is encoded by the exons ATGAAGATACTTGTGCCTGCGGTGGCCTCCGGGGCCATTATTGGCAAGGGGGGCGAGACGATCGCCTCGCTGCAAAAGGACACGGGTGCTAGAGTCAAAATGTCCAAGTCTCACGATTTTTATCCAG GTACTACTGAGCGCGTCTGCCTAATCACCGGCTCTGTGGAAGGCATCATGACTGTGGTGGACTTTATAATGGACAAAATAAGGGAGAAGCCCGACTTGACTACAAAAATCATAGATGCCGAGTCTAAGCAGGCACAGGAACGTGATAAGCAAGTTAAAATACTGGTGCCCAATTCGACCGCCGGCATGATCATTGGCAAGGGCGGCGCCTTCATTAAGCAAATAAAGGAGGAAAGTGGTTCCTATGTCCAGATTTCGCAAAAGCCAAAGGATGTATCACTGCAGGAGCGTTGTATTACCATTATCGGCGACAAGGAAAATAACAAGAACGCCTGCAAAATGATACTCTCCAAAATAGTGGAGGATCCGCAGTCGGGCACATGTCTGAACGTGTCCTACGCCGACGTTAATGGCCCCGTTGCTAACTTCAATCCAACCGGTTCGCCCTATGCCACCAATCAGAATGCCATCAACTCAAGCACCGCCTCACTGAATTCTACGATAGGCACGGCCATCGGCGGTGCGGGTACTGCAACCAGTCTGTTGGTCAATGGCGCAGGCATTAATCTATCCCTCAACCTGGGCTCACCTAACCCAGCGCCCAATCTGGCAGTTGCCACACAATTGCTTGAGCACATTAAG GTTGCCATGCGAGGTGCTGGTTATGCGGAGACCGCCACCACTGACGTCTGCGCGGCCCTCGGTGTGCTAGCGAAGTACGGCGTGCTGGGCATGGGTCTGGGCGTACCACACGCCAATGGCGCACATCCCACACTGGGCAACTATTTGGGCGTGACGACGCTAGATCAGCAAACTGCGGCCGCGGCTACGGCGGCCACAGCGAGCAATGTTTTTGGCGCTGTCGGTCAGGTTAACTTTGAGTATGCTGccgcggcggctgctgctgcggcggccaGTCGGCCAACGCAGTCTCAGCTGGAGGTGCAATTTGATTCATTCCGCCATATGGGCTCGGCCACTGCGCCAGCGGCCACGCCCGTTTcgctaaacaacaacagctttgGACTGACCGCTGCCACCGGTACGGTGACCAGCGCGCAACTGGGAGCTGCCGCTTCGATAGGCGGTCTTAGCAAGAGCCCCACTCCTGGTGATTTGGGTGCCAAGGATACCAAGAACGTTGAGGTGCCCGAAGTGATTATTGGCGCTGTTTTAG GTCCGAACGGTCGTAGTTTAGTTGAAATTCAACATGTCTCTGGCGCGAATGTGCAAATTTCCAAAAAGGGCATATTCGCACCTGGCACTAGAAATCGCATTGTAACCATAACTGGTCAGCCGAGTGCCATTGCCAAAGCGCAGTATctaattgaacaaaaaatcaacGAGGAGGAGACAAAGAGGGCGCGTCAAATTCCATTAACCACTGTTGTGAATTAA